The Mustelus asterias chromosome 18, sMusAst1.hap1.1, whole genome shotgun sequence genome has a window encoding:
- the LOC144506861 gene encoding G-protein coupled receptor 68-like, producing the protein MNKCTDHSIHQILFPPVYIIVFVIGLPTNLLSLYHSYLQIRQRNELGIYLCNLTISDMLYLISLPFWVQYMLLHDDWVHSRALCTLSGLLLYQNIYISIGFLCFISINRCLAVAYPLKFKFLHTRRAAVLISALIWLKEIPACGFYIHSQVLSTDKENDTLCFEHYPMQTKDRYLNSYKLFIGFFLPLILFLFSYKKVLSVVSKVRGLQGEQKLRIKKLVSASIIIFLVCFAPYNILLMVRSIFEHDCWFADNIFEVYHIGVLLTCLNCVADPILYCFISPSSQGWLGRFLDPITNLLHCRKTEVTEAPDIQAKTTVTNRTEITC; encoded by the coding sequence ATGAACAAATGTACCGACCACAGTATCCATCAGATCCTGTTTCCCCCCGTCTACATTATTGTCTTCGTCATCGGCCTCCCGACTAATCTGCTGTCCCTGTATCACAGCTACCTGCAGATCAGACAGAGGAACGAGCTGGGAATCTATCTCTGCAATCTGACCATCTCAGACATGTTGTACCTCATTTCCTTGCCCTTCTGGGTTCAGTATATGCTGCTGCACGATGACTGGGTCCACTCTCGGGCACTCTGCACACTCAGTGGTCTGCTCCTCTACCAGAATATCTACATCAGCATTGGCTTCCTCTGCTTCATTTCCATTAATCGCTGTCTTGCTGTTGCCTACCCTCTGAAATTTAAATTCTTACACACCAGGAGGGCTGCAGTGTTGATCAGTGCTCTCATCTGGCTCAAGGAGATACCTGCCTGCGGCTTTTACATCCACTCCCAGGTTCTCAGTACAGACAAGGAGAATGACACCTTGTGTTTCGAACATTATCCGATGCAGACAAAGGACAGATATTTAAATAGTTACAAGCTCTTCATTGGATTCTTCCTCCCTTTGATTTTATTTCTCTTCTCTTACAAGAAAGTGCTGTCAGTTGTCAGTAAGGTCCGTGGGCTTCAAGGAGAGCAGAAATTACGAATTAAAAAATTGGTTTCTGCGTCAATCATCATTTTCCTGGTTTGCTTTGCTCCTTACAACATTCTCCTGATGGTTCGGTCCATATTCGAGCACGACTGTTGGTTTGCTGACAATATTTTTGAGGTTTACCATATTGGCGTGCTGTTGACGTGTTTAAACTGTGTGGCTGATCCCATCTTGTACTGTTTCATATCGCCAAGTTCGCAGGGCTGGTTAGGCAGGTTCCTGGATCCTATTACAAACCTCCTGCATTGCAGGAAGACAGAAGTAACTGAGGCCCCAGATATACAGGCCAAAACAACGGTTACGAATAGAACTGAAATAACATGTTAA